One region of Acidimicrobiia bacterium genomic DNA includes:
- a CDS encoding phosphotransferase codes for MGRMKMHPDEISTDVALVRRLLSEQFPRWADLPIEPVISYGTDHDIYRLGKVLAVRLPRIPWATTQAAKEAEWLPRIAPHVPLAVPVHLAMGQPAEGFPFAWSVYEWLPGEEATGRLGDLEQAAADLAGFVKALRLIDAFGAPIRVPGAPCRSPQRNEVERPGGRAPSP; via the coding sequence ATGGGAAGAATGAAGATGCATCCCGACGAGATCTCAACGGACGTGGCTCTGGTACGACGCCTATTGTCGGAACAATTCCCACGCTGGGCTGATCTACCGATCGAGCCAGTCATCTCTTACGGCACCGACCACGACATCTATCGTCTTGGCAAAGTCCTCGCTGTCCGGTTGCCGCGTATCCCGTGGGCCACGACGCAGGCGGCGAAGGAGGCGGAATGGCTCCCCAGGATCGCTCCCCATGTGCCACTCGCCGTTCCCGTTCATCTCGCAATGGGTCAACCGGCCGAAGGCTTTCCCTTCGCTTGGTCGGTATACGAATGGCTACCAGGCGAGGAGGCTACCGGCAGGCTTGGAGACCTAGAGCAGGCAGCGGCCGACCTCGCTGGATTCGTGAAGGCGCTGCGACTGATTGATGCGTTCGGTGCGCCAATACGCGTCCCGGGCGCCCCCTGTCGGTCCCCCCAGCGAAACGAAGTGGAGCGTCCGGGGGGAAGGGCCCCATCGCCCTAG